Proteins encoded within one genomic window of Prauserella marina:
- a CDS encoding NAD(P)-dependent oxidoreductase: MNSTPVTVIGLGPMGAAMARVLLAGGHHVTVWNRTRSKADDLVAEGAVLAATPAEAIAASPLVVLSLTDYRAMYDILTPAAGSLREKVVVNLSSDSPQASREATEWFTGHGAQHVVGGVMVPPLLVGTDASYVFYSGPKAVFDRYEPMLRPIGRPEYRGEDPALAQLFYQAQLGIFLTTMAAHAHSSAILAAAGVAPTDYAPFAVEVVDLVRAIVPDTARHFEAGEHPGGLSSAAMMRESAAHVVAAGREAGLDNAVPEAVLAYYDKAIAAGYNTSDGSVLYEVIKKA; this comes from the coding sequence ATGAACAGCACCCCGGTCACCGTCATCGGCCTCGGCCCGATGGGCGCGGCGATGGCGCGCGTCCTACTGGCAGGCGGCCACCACGTCACCGTGTGGAACCGCACCCGGAGCAAAGCCGACGACCTGGTCGCCGAGGGCGCCGTCCTCGCGGCGACCCCGGCCGAGGCGATCGCCGCGAGCCCGCTCGTGGTGCTGAGCCTCACCGATTACCGCGCCATGTACGACATCCTGACGCCCGCCGCCGGATCGCTGCGCGAGAAGGTGGTGGTCAATCTCAGCTCGGACAGCCCCCAAGCCAGCAGGGAGGCGACGGAGTGGTTCACCGGGCACGGCGCGCAGCACGTCGTAGGCGGGGTCATGGTGCCTCCGCTGCTGGTGGGCACCGACGCCTCGTACGTGTTCTACAGCGGGCCGAAAGCGGTGTTCGACCGGTACGAACCGATGCTGCGGCCGATCGGCAGGCCCGAGTACCGAGGTGAGGACCCGGCGCTGGCGCAGCTTTTCTACCAGGCCCAGCTGGGGATCTTCTTGACCACGATGGCCGCCCACGCGCATTCGAGCGCGATCCTCGCCGCCGCGGGAGTCGCCCCGACCGACTACGCGCCGTTCGCGGTGGAGGTCGTCGACCTGGTGCGGGCCATCGTCCCGGACACCGCGCGTCACTTCGAAGCCGGGGAACATCCCGGGGGGCTTTCCTCGGCGGCGATGATGCGGGAGTCCGCCGCGCACGTCGTCGCGGCAGGCAGGGAAGCGGGCCTTGACAACGCGGTGCCCGAGGCCGTGCTGGCCTACTACGACAAGGCGATCGCGGCCGGGTACAACACCAGTGATGGTTCCGTCCTCTACGAGGTGATCAAGAAGGCGTGA
- a CDS encoding NAD(P)-dependent oxidoreductase: MTNTHPTPVSVLGLGGMGTELARALIAKGHPVTVWNRTSARTDQLVELGAARASDPAEAISASPVVIACLLDHQSVRDTFDDHTEHLRGKTLVNLTTTVPGQARELAAWAACHAFDVLDGGIMAVPPMIGGPDAFLLYSGPREAFDRVEPVLAAFGEARYLDADPGRAALYDIALLTGMYGAVAGIIQALALVRAEGQPSAEVAPLLSRWLRGVAAAVGVYAEQIDSRDYAKGTVANLAMQTTGFGHLLDFAESQGVSAELLAPLAELMRRRVAEGHGHEEVTGIVEFLLSKGSTS, from the coding sequence ATGACCAACACACACCCCACCCCGGTCAGTGTCCTGGGACTGGGCGGCATGGGCACGGAGCTGGCGCGGGCGCTCATCGCCAAGGGCCACCCGGTGACCGTGTGGAACCGCACCTCCGCCAGGACCGACCAGCTCGTCGAACTCGGTGCGGCGAGAGCGTCGGATCCGGCCGAGGCGATCAGCGCGAGCCCGGTCGTCATCGCCTGCCTGCTCGATCACCAATCCGTCCGCGACACCTTCGACGACCACACCGAGCACTTGCGCGGAAAAACGCTCGTCAATCTGACCACCACGGTGCCGGGGCAGGCGCGGGAGCTGGCGGCATGGGCCGCCTGCCACGCGTTCGACGTTCTCGACGGCGGCATCATGGCCGTCCCGCCGATGATCGGTGGACCTGACGCCTTCCTGCTCTACAGCGGGCCGAGGGAGGCGTTCGACCGGGTCGAACCCGTCCTCGCCGCGTTCGGTGAAGCCCGCTATCTCGACGCCGACCCCGGCAGGGCCGCGCTCTACGACATCGCGCTGCTCACCGGCATGTACGGCGCGGTTGCCGGGATCATCCAGGCGCTGGCGCTCGTGCGTGCCGAAGGGCAGCCCTCCGCAGAGGTGGCGCCGCTGCTGTCGAGGTGGCTGCGCGGAGTGGCCGCCGCCGTGGGTGTCTACGCGGAGCAGATCGACTCCCGCGACTACGCCAAGGGCACCGTGGCCAATCTGGCGATGCAGACCACCGGCTTCGGGCATCTGCTCGACTTCGCGGAAAGCCAAGGGGTCAGCGCCGAATTGCTCGCCCCGCTTGCCGAGCTCATGCGGCGCAGGGTCGCCGAAGGACACGGCCACGAAGAAGTCACCGGAATCGTCGAATTCCTCCTTTCGAAAGGATCAACCTCATGA